One genomic segment of Fundulus heteroclitus isolate FHET01 chromosome 10, MU-UCD_Fhet_4.1, whole genome shotgun sequence includes these proteins:
- the ipmkb gene encoding inositol polyphosphate multikinase isoform X2, whose amino-acid sequence MQFYSMVFAEDCSDPCLLDLQNHLPKYYGTWSSPDSPNELYLKLEDVTSHFNRPCIMDVKLGQRSYDPFASQEKREQQIRKYPLMEEIGFLILGMRVYNVHSNTFDSYNQHYGRGLTQDTVKDGLAKFFHNGVCLRRDAIRASICRLQQILHWFHSQHQLAFYASSLLFVYEGLPSSFTSSSFSYFLSDPSVSVAMMKTANLLLVGDGVQSQEGKVMQEEAGQENKVEEYNNNNTEVAVSWDSSISTVRTNHRKEGDHLCVRGFLHINRLDDVAAEITKAADSGDHAPALYEEDNTCLRKDDQKLSCNGNRNNKDGERGKMSRTEEEDEGLAGQKGTDGQGSTGDAGVEVRMIDFAHVFQSDSHDHGYIFGLKHLLTVLEQILCDAAQS is encoded by the exons ATGCAGTTTTATAGCAtg GTGTTCGCAGAGGACTGCTCAGATCCTTGTCTCTTAGACCTCCAGAACCACCTTCCCAAATATTATGGCACCTGGTCCTCTCCTGACAGCCCAAATG AGCTTTACCTGAAGCTGGAGGATGTGACAAGTCACTTCAACAGGCCGTGCATTATGGATGTGAAACTGGGCCAGAGAAGCTACGATCCATTTGCCTCACAGGAGAAACGAGAACAGCAGATCAGAAAATACCCTCTGATGGAGGAGATTGGATTCCTGATCCTTGGCATGAGA GTCTATAATGTACACAGCAACACGTTTGACTCCTATAACCAACACTATGGGAGGGGCCTGACTCAGGACACTGTTAAAGATG GCTTAGCTAAATTCTTCCATAATGGAGTCTGTTTGAGGAGGGATGCCATCCGGGCCAGCATATGCAGGCTGCAGCAGATTCTGCACTGGTTCCATTCCCAGCACCAGCTGGCCTTCTATGCCAGCTCCCTTCTTTTTGTCTACGAGGGACTCCCCTCTTCTTTCACCTCATCCtccttttcttattttctcAGCGATCCATCAGTCAGTGTTGCTATGATGAAAACTGCCAATTTGTTGCTGGTTGGTGATGGGGTTCAGAGCCAGGAAGGGAAAGTAATGCAGGAGGAAGCAGGACAAGAAAACAAAGTAGAGGagtacaacaacaacaacactgaaGTTGCAGTTTCATGGGACAGCAGCATCTCCACTGTTCGCACCAATCACAGGAAAGAGGGGGATCACCTCTGTGTCAGGGGGTTTCTCCACATCAACAGGCTGGATGATGTTGCTGCTGAGATAACTAAAGCTGCTGATTCAGGGGATCATGCTCCTGCACTGTATGAAGAAGATAACACATGTCTGAGAAAAGATGATCAGAAACTGTCATGTAATGGGAATAGAAACAACAAGGATGGAGAGAGAGGCAAGATGAGCAGAACAGAGGAAGAAGACGAGGGATTGGCGGGACAAAAGGGGACAGACGGACAGGGCAGTACAGGAGACGCAGGTGTGGAGGTCAGGATGATTGATTTTGCTCATGTTTTCCAGAGTGATAGCCACGATCACGGCTACATCTTCGGTCTGAAACACCTGCTGACAGTGCTGGAGCAGATACTATGTGATGCTGCACAGAGCTAG